One genomic region from Croceicoccus sp. YJ47 encodes:
- a CDS encoding glycosyltransferase family 1 protein: MGGDVPLLFDVTRLVALRWSGRPANGIDRVSLEYLRHFGGRARAVVQHRGVVRTWDARGSARLFELLGEHRPRSPRGRIAMHMAKGLARSHAGIGGGVYLNVGHTDFDLPAHVAWTGRHGLHAIYLIHDLIPIRFPEHCRPHAVRRHTERVRMALRHGAGIIVGSAAVEHDLREQAARWRLTPPPILRAPLAGAPLAATVPSTDATAGHFLCVGTIESRKNHRLLLDLWERLRARFGTAAPHLIVVGRFGHGAEAFRRGLAMSGHAGGHITIVEDCDDARLAALMHGARAILMPTLAEGFGLPMAEALAQGVPVIASDLPALREVGQGLACLIAPDDRDAWEARIVAFHTDADVRKSHADALRAYRPTRWTDHFDAVERWMPMIAARAVANPSAGRAGIGPRTAFAPSGQPF; the protein is encoded by the coding sequence ATGGGCGGTGATGTCCCGCTGCTGTTCGACGTAACACGTCTCGTGGCACTGCGCTGGAGCGGGCGGCCCGCGAACGGGATCGACCGCGTAAGCCTTGAATATCTCCGCCATTTCGGGGGGCGGGCGCGGGCCGTTGTGCAACATCGCGGTGTCGTGCGGACGTGGGACGCGCGAGGTTCGGCGCGCCTGTTCGAATTGCTGGGCGAGCATCGGCCCCGCTCGCCGCGCGGTCGTATCGCCATGCATATGGCCAAAGGTCTCGCACGATCGCACGCCGGTATTGGCGGCGGCGTGTATCTCAATGTCGGCCATACCGATTTCGACCTTCCGGCCCATGTCGCGTGGACCGGGCGACACGGCTTGCATGCGATCTATCTGATCCACGACCTGATCCCGATCCGGTTTCCCGAACATTGCCGCCCCCATGCGGTGCGCCGCCATACGGAACGGGTTCGCATGGCGTTGCGGCACGGGGCGGGGATCATCGTCGGCAGCGCGGCGGTGGAGCATGACCTGCGCGAACAGGCCGCGCGCTGGCGCCTGACGCCACCGCCGATCCTGCGCGCGCCGCTGGCGGGCGCGCCGCTTGCCGCCACGGTGCCGTCAACCGATGCGACTGCCGGTCATTTCCTATGCGTCGGCACCATCGAAAGCCGCAAGAACCATCGTCTGCTGCTCGACCTTTGGGAGCGGCTGCGGGCCCGTTTCGGCACGGCGGCTCCGCATCTGATCGTGGTCGGGCGCTTCGGGCATGGGGCGGAGGCGTTTCGCCGCGGTCTTGCCATGTCGGGCCATGCGGGCGGCCATATCACCATCGTCGAAGATTGCGACGATGCCCGGCTCGCCGCGTTGATGCACGGTGCGCGCGCAATCCTGATGCCGACCCTGGCCGAGGGGTTCGGCCTGCCCATGGCCGAGGCGCTGGCGCAGGGCGTGCCTGTCATCGCCAGCGATCTGCCCGCGCTGCGCGAGGTGGGGCAGGGGCTGGCCTGCCTGATCGCGCCCGACGACCGCGACGCCTGGGAGGCGCGGATTGTCGCCTTTCATACGGATGCGGACGTCCGCAAAAGCCATGCCGATGCCCTGCGCGCCTATCGCCCGACCCGCTGGACCGATCATTTCGACGCGGTGGAGCGCTGGATGCCCATGATCGCGGCGCGTGCGGTTGCAAACCCGTCCGCCGGTCGCGCCGGGATCGGCCCGCGCACCGCTTTCGCGCCCAGCGGCCAACCCTTTTGA
- a CDS encoding RNA polymerase sigma factor, whose protein sequence is MKAVFIAHRDTILRFLRARGAGDDAEDVLQDVWLRIDRAQKVPVGTPLAYLYRAANSVMIDRYRSRRQSSVREAAWAESQTGGDFAAGGAVSIERIVTGQDFARKVEDTLSTLPERTAAIFRRSRVDGIQQRVIAEEFGVSISTVESDLRAAYRALSDLKEHWNED, encoded by the coding sequence TTGAAAGCGGTCTTTATTGCGCATCGCGATACGATCCTGCGCTTTCTCCGGGCGCGCGGGGCCGGCGATGATGCAGAGGATGTGCTTCAGGATGTCTGGCTCAGGATCGACCGGGCGCAGAAGGTGCCGGTGGGCACACCGCTTGCCTATCTCTATCGTGCCGCAAACTCGGTCATGATCGACCGTTACCGTTCCCGGCGGCAGTCGTCGGTGCGCGAGGCCGCCTGGGCGGAAAGCCAGACGGGCGGCGATTTCGCGGCGGGCGGTGCCGTTTCGATCGAACGGATCGTCACGGGGCAGGATTTTGCACGCAAGGTCGAAGACACGCTTTCCACCTTGCCGGAAAGAACCGCCGCGATCTTTCGGCGCAGCCGCGTCGACGGCATTCAGCAGCGCGTCATTGCCGAAGAATTCGGCGTGAGCATCAGCACGGTCGAAAGCGATCTGCGCGCGGCCTACCGCGCCCTGAGCGATCTGAAAGAGCATTGGAATGAGGATTGA